Below is a window of Desmonostoc muscorum LEGE 12446 DNA.
TAAATAGTTTAGCAACAAGCCTTTAACTCACAGCATAATCTGTGTACTCCCGTACATAGGGCGGGTGAAAACCAACTACAATATCGTGTTTTGGTACTCCCATTGCCACCAATTGCTCACCTACATCCTCTTCTGTACCATTCCACTGAATCCAAATCTTGCCGTTTTTAATATCAAAGTGCATCACAGGACCAAAAACCCGACGTTTATTTTGCCAGCCAATATATATCAGTTGGTAATGGTCTTGTTCTAAATCAAAAATTGTTTGAGCTTCAATTTCATTATTAGATGAGGCAAGCTGAGCATATTCTGTAATTATTTTCCGAATACATTCCCGATATTTTTCTAAATTTGCCATCGGATAATTTCCCCCTTTTCCACATCATAAACTACCAGATTAATTTGACTTCGCTCGATAATAGTTTTAATAAACGGTTTAGTTAAAAAGTCGTTATAAGTGTTTAAGGGCACTGCTAAATACAAACTTAGCTCAGAACCTATTTCTTCTAACGCATATCGATAATTAATAAACTGCCCCACCGCTGTATGAAACTCATAAATAGTTGAAGTACCGATAAAACTTTTAACTTCGACTGCTATTTTTTGTCCTTCTCTTTCTGCCGCAATAATTTTCTCTGCACCTAAATCAACATACATATCGGCAATATTTTCTATGCGAATTAGCAAAGGGTCATGAGTAATTCGCCACCCGTCTTTTTCTAATGCCAATTTCACAACATCGTGAAATTTATCTCTAGCTGACATAAACTTTTTTCTCAGCCTGTATAGGCATTCTATATATATTTAGTCAAAGTGGTGATAGAAGAAGAGAAAGGAGAGAGAAAAAATTAAAAATTATTTCCCTACTCTCCATTCCCTACTCCCCACTCCCTTTTAATTCCCTTGCAACGGCGCATTCAAGATTTTCTCAATGCGATCGCGTGTTTCTAGTAAGTGTGCTTTGGTATATTCATCCTCGGAATTAACGTCCTTGAGTTTCTCATCGAGTTGTTTTAGTTTATACCACGCCAGAGTGCGAGCATCTTCTGGGACATTTTGTTTTCGCAACACCATACTACTTAAAATGTCTAAGTATTGTCGCTGCAAGCCTCGCCGCAAACTGGCAATCTTCATTGGTTTATCTTTTGGTTTGATCACTTCCGTCCAAATACCAGACTGTAATGTGTCAAATAATTCTGGTAAAGTCAGTGCATTTTCTGCTTTAGTTTTGAGTTCGATATCCTTGAGACGGGAAAGGCGATCGCCTGAGAGTAAATCCCGCAGCACAGAACCCTGCAACAGCAGCACCAAATCATGAATTGGATAATCCAAACGACCAATTTGCGGAGAACTACCCCAATGTCGCCAACGCGAAGGTGCTAATTTATTCAGTAGTTCTGGTGAAAAGCTGAGGGCATCTTCGGCAAATAGATATTTTTGCAGTGTTTCTAAAGCCTGTCGTTGTTGTTCAACTGGTACTGGTTCAAATGGTAATCGGCGTTGGTTTACTCCAGAGGGTATTTCGCTGGGGTGGACGCGGTAGAAAGACTGTCCGCCGATGTATTTTGTGGTGTAATATATTTGCTGGAAATAGTTACCCAAGACTGTGCTAAAACGTTCGCTGACATCGCTGTAACTATCTCCATCCATTGGGAAACGTTTATCGAGACGTTCCCACATCACACGGGAATTATTCAACTGCCACTGAGAATAAAGCAGCACATTGCCGCTGTTATCCCAAGCATCGGCTGTGGGGTCAAGGTCATACACATCTTCGTCGGTGGAATAACTCAACTCAGGTTTGTAAGATTGGGCGGCAATTTCCTCTAAAATTGGCTTTTCCGCTAGAGGAGTTGATGTCTGAATTGGTATGTAGCCGTACTTAATCGCCCATTCATCATAAACCCCCACCATACTGGGAAAATAATCTCCCTGTTTCGTACCTTGGGGGGCAATATTTGGGGGAATGTAGTCCATCACGGAACTTGTCAAACCTTTAGTTTTAGTAATTTCCGTATTATTCATTTCTTCTGGTGGTAGCAAAGTACTACCACGGAAGTTATGGCGCAAACCAAGGGTATGTCCAACTTCGTGGGCGATGATTAAACGTAAATATTGATTAATGTATTCTTTCACCTGGTCTTGATTGGGCATGTTATCTGGCAGTAATGACATTGCCAGAGAACCAAAGGCAAACTGATTAGCAGCTTCCATGCCGTAGCACAAATCGTACTCACCTGCCATTTTAGATAAATTATTCAACAAACCTTGTTGTTCTTGCGTTTGCTGGGGTAGATTCTCGTCTTTAGCATTTAAACCATTGGCACAAAGTAAACGATTTTGCATCAATGCCGATAAAGTAGTGGTATTTTGTGCTTGGTTGGGTTGAACGATTTTGCGATATTCATTTTTGAGTGCCCTTACAAAGCTAGCGTCTACGAGAATATCTGCGTCTAAAATTTCTCCAGTCAACGGGTTAACGCGGGATGGCCCCATTGCAAAGTATCCATCTACTGTGTTAATCCAGCGAATCGTGTTGTAACGAATATCTGCTGGGTCCCATGTGGCGTCATCTGGCATTTGCTGGACTTCAATTGCATCCTTGAATCCGGCTTTGAGAAAGGCTTTGTTCCACATCAGGACGCCTTCTTTGATGGCATCGCGGTATTCTAAGGGTACAGCGTTATCAATCCAAAAAACAATCGGTTTTTTGGGACGAGAAATTGCTGCTTTTGGGTCTTGTTTTTCCAAATCCCAGCGGTTAATGTAACGAACAAAAGAATCGCCGCGATCGTCTTTGGATAAATCTTGGTAGGCGGTGATGAAATAGCCGATGCGATCGTCGGCAAGACGGGGGCGAAAATTTTTATCGGGTAGTTGGGAGAGACTGTAGTGGACGCGTAAGGTAAAGCCACGGCTGTCAGCTAGCGACGTAAAGCTAAAGTTTGGCACTTTACTGTCTCGACCACCGGCACCAGAGAAATTTAAAACTGACTCAACTTCTATATTGTTGGGAAAGGCTTTAGAAGTACCAAAATATGACTGGTCTGTGCTTCCTGGAACTCCTAAACTGAAAGATAATCCAGCCAAGTCTGTCAGTAATAAATCCCCCAAGTCGATGAGAAGGGTTTTGCGTTCTGGATGAATGCTTTTAATGGAAATATTATAGAGAACAGAGTCACTAAAAGAACGGGCAAGCGATCGCACTTGTGGATCTCCCTCACGAGTCCGAAAATTGACATTGCGTATCACAAACTGTAAATTATTATCCACTCGCCGGAAATAAAACAAAAAATCTTGCAAAGGCATACCGCTGTAAATCCCTCGTTCCCCAATGCCTGATTCCAACGTTGCCGCAGCTAGAAAATTTTTATTTAGTTGCTCTGGTTTAATTTCTAAATAAATTTTATTCTTTTCTTTATTGCGATAAAGGGTGAACAATCCCCCCTGTTTTACAGTATCTTTTACTACTTCATCAAATGCCTGTAAATCATCCTTTGTTGCTGGTTTAGCACTAGGATTCGGCTTAGAATCAGGTTTTTGTGGTGGTTTGGCAACTTGCAAAAATGGTTGCTGTGCTGCTTTTTTTGGATCTTTTACTACCCACATAAACGGTTGAGGCTGTACCTGTTTATTTTGATTAACCACCCAAACTTGTCCTGCTGCCAGCCTGTGTTGAGGGTGGGTATTAATATTATCTGGCGTTAAAACTGAGGTTTTGGTTGAAGAAGTTTTTTTCGTTAAGGGACTATTCGATTTGTCTTTACTTGTGGCTGTCACTAAGACTGTCTGGTGGCTACTAGACAATTCTGGATCAATTCCATTAACAGACAATGACTTGGCGCTAGCCGTTGCTATTCCTAAAAACAAACCGTGTAACAAAATTATATAGAAGCTTAATCTGTTCATCGCATTCATCCCCAATAACTATCTTTAGTTAAGTTTTAACTTTTGCAAAGGTATGCAGCTTGTCCCATGTTGATTCATTACCTGCTTTATATCAAGCCGCAAACTTTGACTTCAATTTTAATTGTCATTTTTCCAATTTTTTGCGCTGTTTTACAGTAGGATTTTTTCTAACAATTGCATCTCTGACAAAGAGTAAGTATTATTTTTACATCAGAGTAGTCAATATCTTGGGAAAAAAATATAACGAATTCGCCAACGCGGCAAAATTATGTCATTTTGGAAATAATTTTTCACTTAACATTTTTTTTACATCATCAGTATCAGTTTCAGGCTGAAAGCACTATTTAACAATGCCTATGACAAATGCCATTACTAATTCATTGGCACATATTGTATTTATTTATACTAATAATTTAGGAATGGAAAGCAAACTAGCAGAGAAAAAATTTTAGTTCAGGATTATCAAAACAATTACTTTAAATGTATCAACGGGCACAGAAATGTCAACATATTTATTTCAAGTCTGGAAACTGCTGACAAATTATGTGAGGGGTACAAGGTTACAAGAGATGTCAAAAACCACATCTGTGGAAACCGAAGCAGTTTTGCCTCTAGGAAAAAGTATTAAAGAAGCAGATAAAAGCGTTAAATTTGCTCAAGATAATTTGCCGGAATATTTATTGTGTGAAAAACTGCAAAAAAGCTTAGAAAAATGGACAGTCACAGGGAGTAGTTGGAATTCTAAGATAGACGAGAAAGCATTGAATAGGCAACCTGGCGGGCTTTGCTTTGGAGTGTGCGATCGCCAGATGCATGAAGAGATTTATGATTTACTGGGTAACGGTGCGCTCAAACCAGAAATAGTCCAAGAACTTATAGAATTTCTGGCGACAGGTAAAAAGATTCGGCTAGAACTACTTTTCTGGCGGCTAGAAGATTTTTATCATCGCTGGTGTCGGGGAGAATTTATCGATGCCACACCAGAGGATAACCTGCCTCAGAAAAAAATGTTACAGTTGGCAGCAAAAAATATTGCGATCGGACTGAGACAGGTAGATATATATACAGGGCTAAACGTATTGATCTTACTATTAGAGCTACACCGCTACGCCCAAGGACAAGATCAACTCAAACAAAAAATCACCTTCTATCCATCTGCCAAACCAGACACAGACAATTTTTTCACATCCCAACTACTGCGGATTGTTAACTATAGCGATGCCCTAGAAATTGGCAACTTTAGCAGTATAATCGGGCAATTTCTCAAAGGCGGCAACTTTACCGGTGCTTACCTCGGCGACGCTAACCTGACTGGGGTAGACTTTAGCGACGCCAACCTCAGCGGTGCTTACCTTGGCGATGCCAACTTAACAGGAGTCAACTTCAGCGGTGTCAACCTTAGCGCCGCTAACCTTGGTGATGCCAACCTCAGCGGTGCCAACCTCAGCGGTGCCAACCTCACCCGCGCCGACCTCAGCAGCGCCAACCTCAGCGGTGCCAACCTCAGCGGTGCCAATCTCAGCGGTGCCAACCTCAGCCGCGCCGACCTTAGCAGTGCCGACCTCAGTCGCGCCATCCTCAACCGTGCTGACCTCAACCGCGCCGACCTCAGCAGCACCAACCTAAACCGTGCTGACCTCAGCAACGCCATCCTTTTCGGTGCCAATTTGAGTGACGCCAACCTCAGCAACACCAACTTTAGTCATGCCGACCTTTGCCGTGGCGACCTCAGCGGTGCTGATTTGAGTCACGCCATCCTCAACGGTACAAACCTCAGTGACACAATACTTTTCAGTACCAACCTCAACAGCGCCATCCTCATCGCCGCCGACCTCAGTTACGCCAAACTTAATGGCGCCAAGCTGAACGATGCCAGACTTAACGGTGCGATGTTTTTAGGCGCTGACCTCAGCGGCGTAGATTTGAGTCGAGTGACTCTCAACGAAGCCGACCTCAGCGGCGTAATTCTCAACGACGCCGACCTCAGTGGTGCAGACCTCAGCGACGCCATACTTTTCGGCACAGACCTCAGCTATGCCAACTTAAATAGCGCTAACCTCAGCGGCAGTAACCTCAGTGGTGCGATCCTCAATGGTGCAAATCTCAGCCACAGTAATCTCAGCAGCGCCATTCTCTCCGGTGCCGACCTCAGCGACGCCAATATGGAACAAATGACCTGGGGTAAAAAGCAGCAGTGGGAAAGTGTGCGGGGACTAGAGACAGCAGTTAATATGCCGGAGGGGTTGAAGGAAGAATTGGGGCTGAGGTGAGGGGATGCGGGGACGCGGGGACATTTTTAGTCTTTGCGTCCTTTGTAGTTGGTTATTCTCGTAGAAAAATTTTCCAGTTCAGAACGCAAGTACTTTGGTTCAGAACACAAGTGCTTTGGTTCAGAACACCAACTTTCGAGTTTGGAACTTGAATGATGAACTTAGAAACAGCAAACATCTAAATTAATAGGATAATGCGATCGCCATTTCTCTTCCTCCGTGTCCTCTCTTCCCTGGGCGGTTCGTCATTCTT
It encodes the following:
- a CDS encoding zinc-dependent metalloprotease, with the protein product MNRLSFYIILLHGLFLGIATASAKSLSVNGIDPELSSSHQTVLVTATSKDKSNSPLTKKTSSTKTSVLTPDNINTHPQHRLAAGQVWVVNQNKQVQPQPFMWVVKDPKKAAQQPFLQVAKPPQKPDSKPNPSAKPATKDDLQAFDEVVKDTVKQGGLFTLYRNKEKNKIYLEIKPEQLNKNFLAAATLESGIGERGIYSGMPLQDFLFYFRRVDNNLQFVIRNVNFRTREGDPQVRSLARSFSDSVLYNISIKSIHPERKTLLIDLGDLLLTDLAGLSFSLGVPGSTDQSYFGTSKAFPNNIEVESVLNFSGAGGRDSKVPNFSFTSLADSRGFTLRVHYSLSQLPDKNFRPRLADDRIGYFITAYQDLSKDDRGDSFVRYINRWDLEKQDPKAAISRPKKPIVFWIDNAVPLEYRDAIKEGVLMWNKAFLKAGFKDAIEVQQMPDDATWDPADIRYNTIRWINTVDGYFAMGPSRVNPLTGEILDADILVDASFVRALKNEYRKIVQPNQAQNTTTLSALMQNRLLCANGLNAKDENLPQQTQEQQGLLNNLSKMAGEYDLCYGMEAANQFAFGSLAMSLLPDNMPNQDQVKEYINQYLRLIIAHEVGHTLGLRHNFRGSTLLPPEEMNNTEITKTKGLTSSVMDYIPPNIAPQGTKQGDYFPSMVGVYDEWAIKYGYIPIQTSTPLAEKPILEEIAAQSYKPELSYSTDEDVYDLDPTADAWDNSGNVLLYSQWQLNNSRVMWERLDKRFPMDGDSYSDVSERFSTVLGNYFQQIYYTTKYIGGQSFYRVHPSEIPSGVNQRRLPFEPVPVEQQRQALETLQKYLFAEDALSFSPELLNKLAPSRWRHWGSSPQIGRLDYPIHDLVLLLQGSVLRDLLSGDRLSRLKDIELKTKAENALTLPELFDTLQSGIWTEVIKPKDKPMKIASLRRGLQRQYLDILSSMVLRKQNVPEDARTLAWYKLKQLDEKLKDVNSEDEYTKAHLLETRDRIEKILNAPLQGN
- a CDS encoding XisH family protein, with protein sequence MSARDKFHDVVKLALEKDGWRITHDPLLIRIENIADMYVDLGAEKIIAAEREGQKIAVEVKSFIGTSTIYEFHTAVGQFINYRYALEEIGSELSLYLAVPLNTYNDFLTKPFIKTIIERSQINLVVYDVEKGEIIRWQI
- a CDS encoding pentapeptide repeat-containing protein codes for the protein MSTYLFQVWKLLTNYVRGTRLQEMSKTTSVETEAVLPLGKSIKEADKSVKFAQDNLPEYLLCEKLQKSLEKWTVTGSSWNSKIDEKALNRQPGGLCFGVCDRQMHEEIYDLLGNGALKPEIVQELIEFLATGKKIRLELLFWRLEDFYHRWCRGEFIDATPEDNLPQKKMLQLAAKNIAIGLRQVDIYTGLNVLILLLELHRYAQGQDQLKQKITFYPSAKPDTDNFFTSQLLRIVNYSDALEIGNFSSIIGQFLKGGNFTGAYLGDANLTGVDFSDANLSGAYLGDANLTGVNFSGVNLSAANLGDANLSGANLSGANLTRADLSSANLSGANLSGANLSGANLSRADLSSADLSRAILNRADLNRADLSSTNLNRADLSNAILFGANLSDANLSNTNFSHADLCRGDLSGADLSHAILNGTNLSDTILFSTNLNSAILIAADLSYAKLNGAKLNDARLNGAMFLGADLSGVDLSRVTLNEADLSGVILNDADLSGADLSDAILFGTDLSYANLNSANLSGSNLSGAILNGANLSHSNLSSAILSGADLSDANMEQMTWGKKQQWESVRGLETAVNMPEGLKEELGLR
- a CDS encoding XisI protein, with the protein product MANLEKYRECIRKIITEYAQLASSNNEIEAQTIFDLEQDHYQLIYIGWQNKRRVFGPVMHFDIKNGKIWIQWNGTEEDVGEQLVAMGVPKHDIVVGFHPPYVREYTDYAVS